A genomic segment from Bacillus rossius redtenbacheri isolate Brsri chromosome 5, Brsri_v3, whole genome shotgun sequence encodes:
- the LOC134532390 gene encoding uncharacterized protein LOC134532390, which yields MSSSSSDEEELLLMFALSKAKRKRKWVHEINEKREVFGEFHLLCCELSSFEDRFFTYFRMSQEQFDKLHTLLEHKISKVATNWSKPIGTKERLAICLRYLATGDSHNTIAFSFRVGRTTVSSIVKEVCIEIWNVLQPLYLATPTEEVWRKSEVGFRERWNFPNCIGSIDGKHVEIKCPNKSGSSYYCYKNFFSIVLLSIVDPYYNFIVVDIGSYGRHSDSAIFENSFYRDFVDNKTILPPKPLPGTETPVPHVFVGDEGFKLQTYLMRPFPRKAVVDNIEKRSYNKRHCRARRIVENAFGILTQKWRIFFRPIECNVDTAVHVVKAACCLHNFIRANTENVTTDELELTDDITNQPTNAFSATTPLKERSSDAAHAVRNHFVNYFNYLSS from the exons ATGTCCAGCAGTTCCTCTGACGAAGAAGAGTTACTTCTTATGTTCGCTTTGAGTaaagcaaaaagaaaaagaaaatgggtgcatgaaataaatgaaaaaagagaGGTATTCGGCGAGTTTCACCTATTATGCTGTGAGTTGAGTTCATTCGAAGACCGATTTTTCACATATTTTCGAATGTCTCAAGAACAATTTGACAAATTACATACTCTCCTTGAACATAAAATATCAAAAGTGGCCACTAACTGGAGTAAACCCATTGGGACGAAGGAAAGACTAGCTATCTGTTTAAG GTATTTGGCTACAGGTGATTCCCATAACACTATTGCCTTTTCCTTCCGTGTTGGACGCACTACTGTTTCCAGCATAGTTAAAGAAGTGTGCATCGAGATATGGAACGTTCTACAACCGCTGTACTTGGCTACTCCAACAGAGGAAGTTTGGAGGAAATCTGAAGTTGGCTTTAGAGAACGATGGAACTTTCCCAACTGCATCGGGAGCATAGATGGGAAACACGTGGAAATCAAATGCCCTAACAAGAGTGGATCAAgttattattgttataaaaactttttttcgatTGTTCTCTTGTCCATAGTTGATCCTTACTACAATTTTATTGTCGTTGACATAGGTAGTTATGGTCGGCACAGTGATAGTGCCATTTTCGAGAACTCTTTCTATCGCGATTTTGTTGATAACAAAACAATTCTTCCTCCAAAACCATTACCCGGGACAGAAACCCCCGTCCCTCATGTGTTTGTAGGTGATGAAGGGTTCAAGTTACAAACTTATTTGATGCGTCCTTTCCCAAGAAAGGCGGTCGTTGATAATATAGAAAAAAGAAGTTACAATAAACGACATTGCAGAGCACGACGTATCGTTGAAAATGCCTTCGGCATTTTAACTCAAAAGTGGCGTATATTTTTTAGACCTATCGAATGTAATGTTGATACAGCTGTACACGTTGTCAAAGCTGCTTGTTGCCTTCACAATTTTATTAGAGCTAACACAGAAAATGTCACAACTGATGAGCTAGAATTAACAGACGATATAACAAATCAACCCACCAATGCTTTCTCAGCCACTACTCCATTGAAAGAACGATCTAGTGATGCTGCCCATGCTGTACGAAACCATTTCGTTAATTACTTCAACTATTTAAGTTCGTAA